GACTACCTGCGCTGGGCGGCCAGCGAGTTTCACCTGGCCGGCCTGTTCCACGGGCATGGCAGCGACTCGCCCTGGGATGAGGCGGTGGCCCTGGTCCTGGGCGCGCTGCATCTGCCCTGGAACGTCGACCCCGCGGTGCTCGATGCCCGCCTGTTGCCCATGGAGCGCCGCCGCATCGTCGCCCTGGTGCGGGAGCGGATCACCAGCCGGCGTCCGCTGCCCTACCTGCTCGGCGAGGCGTGGTTCGCCGGCCTGCCCTTCGCTGTCGACGAGCGGGTGCTGATCCCGCGTTCGCCCATCGCCGAGCTGGTGGAGACGGGCTTTGCCGCCTGGTTTCCCGAGGAGCCGCCAGAGGGGGTACTCGACCTGTGCGCCGGTTCCGGCTGCATCGGCATCGCCACGGCACTGCACCTGCCCACCTGCACGGTGGATCTCGCCGATATCAGCCAGGAGGCGCTGGCGGTGACCCGCCAGAACATCAGTCGCCACGATGTCGGTGCGCGGGTGCGTGCGGTGCTTTCGGACCTCTTCGAGGCGCTGCCCGGCCGCTATGACCTGATCGTCTCCAACCCGCCCTACGTGAATGCCCGCGACCTCGCCTGCATGCCCGCCGAGTTCCGCCACGAGCCCGCCCTGGCGCTGGGCGCCGGCGCCGATGGCCTGGACATCGTGCGGCGTATCCTGCGCGAGGCTCGCGAGCACCTGACCGACCGCGGCGTGCTGGTCGTCGAGGTGGGCAACTCCGACCACCACCTGGAGGCCGCC
The Halomonas sp. H10-9-1 DNA segment above includes these coding regions:
- the prmB gene encoding 50S ribosomal protein L3 N(5)-glutamine methyltransferase, producing the protein MADQHAPHATSTLTLADDRLAAELVTLRDYLRWAASEFHLAGLFHGHGSDSPWDEAVALVLGALHLPWNVDPAVLDARLLPMERRRIVALVRERITSRRPLPYLLGEAWFAGLPFAVDERVLIPRSPIAELVETGFAAWFPEEPPEGVLDLCAGSGCIGIATALHLPTCTVDLADISQEALAVTRQNISRHDVGARVRAVLSDLFEALPGRYDLIVSNPPYVNARDLACMPAEFRHEPALALGAGADGLDIVRRILREAREHLTDRGVLVVEVGNSDHHLEAAFPEVPFLWLDFERGGQGVFALTADELDAHAASFV